From one Sulfurovum sp. UBA12169 genomic stretch:
- a CDS encoding transcriptional repressor — MIAYSLLLKKFKILLKDNALKFTKQRELILKFLYENSGHYTPEEIYILLKKAYPDINVGIATVYRTLALLEESGIVSSISFGVQGKKYEIGLKKHHDHLICTSCGKIIEFYDETIESQQEKIAKTFNFKMTGHTMKIIGICEACQKNKYQQTEERL; from the coding sequence ATGATTGCCTATTCTCTTCTTTTAAAAAAATTTAAAATACTGCTTAAGGATAATGCACTCAAGTTCACCAAACAAAGAGAGCTTATTTTAAAATTTCTGTATGAAAACAGCGGTCATTATACGCCAGAAGAGATTTATATACTTCTTAAAAAAGCCTATCCTGACATCAATGTCGGCATTGCTACAGTCTATCGAACCCTAGCGCTGCTTGAAGAGTCTGGTATTGTCAGTTCCATTTCTTTTGGAGTTCAGGGCAAAAAATATGAGATTGGACTTAAAAAACATCATGACCATCTTATCTGCACTTCTTGCGGAAAGATTATAGAGTTTTATGATGAAACCATTGAAAGTCAGCAAGAAAAAATTGCTAAAACATTTAACTTCAAGATGACGGGACATACAATGAAGATCATTGGAATCTGTGAAGCTTGCCAAAAAAATAAATACCAACAAACAGAGGAGAGACTTTGA
- the lysS gene encoding lysine--tRNA ligase produces MFENQYIQERIKKTEILREEGINPYPNQIKKGIPSKQFIKECAYIKEIDADEKKDLSKTYTLTGRIKFIRIMGKAAFAKLEDTDGLVQIYYNRDDLPEGYYNKIKKLIEVGDIVLAEGYPFITQTGELTLHCKRFEIVSKAISPLPEKFHGLQDHELRYRQRYLDMIMNPEVKDNFIMRSKIVSLIRRFFEERSFLEVETPMMHPIPGGANAKPFITHHNALGIDRYLRVAPELYLKRLIVGGMEAVFEINRNFRNEGMDHTHNPEFTMIEFYWAYHTYTDLMQITEALFDYLFENLNLSRVLPYGDQKIDFATPFAKVPYMEALTSIGGVPQEVAANKEKALRYLAEHHIKVDANLTLGHLQAELFDEFVEPKLINPTFITDFPIDISPLARRNDKNPDIAERFELFIAGKEIANGFSELNDPLDQYERFKAQVAAKDATGDDEAMHMDTDYVKALSYGMAPTAGEGIGIDRLVMMLTDQHSIRDVLLFPAMKPEVPRHEVTNENQQAE; encoded by the coding sequence ATATTTGAAAATCAATATATTCAAGAGCGCATCAAAAAAACAGAAATCTTAAGAGAAGAAGGCATCAATCCCTATCCCAACCAAATCAAAAAAGGAATACCCTCCAAGCAATTCATAAAAGAGTGTGCCTACATCAAAGAGATAGATGCGGATGAAAAAAAAGATCTGTCAAAAACCTATACGCTTACAGGCAGAATCAAATTTATCCGCATTATGGGAAAAGCTGCATTTGCCAAACTTGAAGATACTGATGGGTTGGTGCAAATTTATTATAATCGCGACGACCTGCCTGAAGGATATTATAATAAAATTAAAAAGCTTATTGAAGTCGGAGATATTGTTCTTGCCGAGGGTTATCCTTTCATCACGCAAACCGGTGAATTAACGCTTCATTGTAAACGTTTTGAGATTGTCAGTAAAGCCATCTCTCCGCTTCCGGAAAAATTTCACGGATTGCAAGACCATGAATTGCGCTACCGCCAAAGGTATCTTGACATGATCATGAATCCGGAAGTTAAAGACAACTTCATCATGAGAAGCAAAATTGTTTCGCTTATAAGAAGATTTTTTGAAGAGAGATCCTTTTTGGAAGTCGAAACACCCATGATGCACCCTATTCCCGGCGGTGCAAATGCCAAGCCCTTTATCACCCACCATAATGCGCTTGGCATAGACAGATATTTGCGTGTAGCACCCGAACTCTACCTTAAGCGTCTTATTGTCGGAGGAATGGAAGCGGTTTTTGAAATCAATAGAAACTTTAGAAACGAGGGAATGGACCATACCCATAATCCTGAATTTACCATGATAGAATTTTACTGGGCCTATCATACCTATACAGATTTGATGCAAATTACAGAGGCGCTTTTTGATTATCTTTTTGAAAATCTCAACCTATCAAGAGTACTCCCTTATGGGGATCAAAAGATCGATTTTGCAACACCTTTTGCAAAAGTACCCTATATGGAAGCCCTTACAAGCATAGGGGGTGTTCCGCAAGAAGTGGCCGCCAACAAAGAAAAGGCATTGCGTTATCTGGCCGAACATCACATCAAAGTTGATGCCAACCTGACCTTGGGTCACTTACAGGCCGAACTTTTTGACGAATTTGTAGAGCCCAAACTCATTAATCCCACCTTTATCACCGATTTTCCAATAGACATTTCTCCCTTAGCAAGAAGAAATGATAAAAATCCTGATATTGCCGAACGCTTCGAACTCTTTATCGCAGGAAAAGAGATTGCGAACGGATTTAGCGAGCTAAACGACCCGCTGGACCAATACGAACGATTTAAAGCACAAGTGGCAGCAAAAGACGCCACCGGAGATGATGAAGCGATGCATATGGATACCGATTATGTCAAAGCGCTAAGTTACGGCATGGCGCCAACAGCAGGCGAAGGCATAGGCATAGACAGGCTTGTTATGATGCTGACCGATCAGCACTCCATCAGGGACGTACTCCTCTTCCCTGCAATGAAGCCCGAAGTGCCAAGGCATGAGGTCACAAATGAGAATCAACAAGCAGAGTAA
- a CDS encoding 16S rRNA pseudouridine(516) synthase, whose translation MELDLDRLDKILTSLGYGSRKEVQHLIKNGQVAVCGMVSKDVKQKVYHADVTIDGEPLDPQTLIVVLYKPMKYVCSHNDAGRLIYSLLPPRWQKRNPKISTIGRLDGDTTGVILLTDDGALNHALTSPKKHVAKLYEVTLASPVRGDEVDIFSSGTLMLHGDDKPCMSAKLTIIDSYNATVELTEGRYHQVKRMFAAVGNKVVRLHRKQFANIEIGDLQEGQYKIICKEDILF comes from the coding sequence GTGGAGTTGGACTTGGATAGACTGGACAAAATACTCACCTCTTTGGGTTATGGAAGCAGAAAAGAGGTGCAGCATCTCATTAAAAATGGTCAGGTTGCAGTATGCGGAATGGTTTCCAAAGATGTTAAACAAAAAGTCTATCATGCCGATGTCACCATCGATGGCGAGCCGCTTGATCCCCAAACACTTATTGTTGTGCTCTATAAGCCTATGAAGTATGTCTGTTCGCACAATGATGCCGGAAGACTCATTTATTCTCTTTTGCCCCCTAGGTGGCAAAAGAGAAATCCTAAAATTTCTACCATAGGCAGACTTGACGGCGATACGACCGGTGTCATATTGCTTACAGATGACGGAGCATTGAATCATGCGCTTACTTCACCCAAAAAGCATGTAGCTAAACTCTACGAGGTGACCCTGGCTTCACCGGTAAGAGGAGATGAGGTCGATATTTTTTCTTCAGGCACACTTATGCTGCACGGCGATGATAAACCCTGTATGAGTGCAAAATTAACCATAATAGACAGCTATAACGCAACCGTAGAGCTTACTGAAGGAAGATATCATCAGGTCAAAAGAATGTTTGCAGCAGTGGGAAACAAGGTGGTAAGGCTGCATAGGAAACAATTTGCAAATATAGAGATCGGTGATTTACAAGAGGGGCAGTACAAAATTATTTGTAAAGAAGATATACTGTTTTGA
- the glyA gene encoding serine hydroxymethyltransferase (catalyzes the reaction of glycine with 5,10-methylenetetrahydrofolate to form L-serine and tetrahydrofolate): MSYAMETFDPEVFEAIKHELERQTNHLEMIASENFTLPAVMEAMGSVLTNKYAEGYPGKRYYGGCEFADKVEQLAIDRACALFDCGYANVQPHSGSQANSAVYAALLKAGDKILGMDLSHGGHLTHGSKPSFSGKNYHSFTYGVELDGRINYERVMDIAKITQPNIIVCGASAYAREIDFKKFREIADAVGAILFADIAHIAGLVCAGEHPSPFPYADVVTTTTHKTLAGPRGGIVLTNDEEIAKKINSAIFPGLQGGPLVHVIAAKAVGFKHNLSDEWKVYAKQVKANAGVLADVLMRRGYNIISGGTDNHLVLVSFLNKEFSGKDADAALGAAGITVNKNTVPGETRSPFVTSGIRIGSPALTSRGMKEKEFEIIANKIADVLDNINDTALHAAIKEEMKELASHFVIYDKPIY, translated from the coding sequence ATGTCATACGCAATGGAAACATTTGACCCTGAAGTATTTGAGGCGATCAAGCATGAGCTTGAAAGACAAACCAATCATTTGGAAATGATAGCAAGCGAAAACTTTACGCTCCCCGCGGTGATGGAAGCAATGGGTTCTGTACTTACAAATAAATATGCAGAAGGCTACCCAGGCAAAAGATACTATGGCGGGTGTGAATTTGCAGACAAAGTGGAACAGCTTGCTATCGACAGAGCCTGTGCGCTTTTTGACTGCGGCTATGCCAATGTCCAACCCCATTCAGGAAGCCAGGCCAACAGCGCCGTGTATGCGGCACTGCTTAAGGCCGGAGATAAAATTTTGGGGATGGATTTAAGCCACGGCGGGCATTTAACACATGGTTCAAAACCAAGTTTTTCCGGGAAAAACTACCATAGTTTTACCTATGGCGTAGAACTAGACGGACGCATCAACTATGAAAGAGTGATGGATATCGCCAAAATCACACAGCCTAACATTATTGTATGCGGAGCCTCTGCCTATGCAAGAGAGATCGATTTTAAAAAATTTCGAGAAATAGCCGATGCGGTGGGCGCTATTTTATTTGCCGATATTGCCCATATTGCCGGTCTTGTATGTGCAGGCGAACATCCCAGTCCGTTCCCTTATGCCGACGTGGTGACAACCACAACACACAAAACTCTTGCAGGACCGCGAGGCGGCATCGTTTTGACCAACGATGAGGAGATTGCTAAAAAGATTAACTCTGCGATATTTCCCGGACTTCAGGGAGGACCGCTTGTTCATGTAATTGCCGCAAAAGCAGTAGGATTCAAACATAATCTAAGTGATGAATGGAAAGTCTATGCAAAACAGGTTAAAGCAAATGCCGGCGTGCTTGCGGATGTTCTAATGAGAAGAGGGTACAATATAATCTCCGGCGGTACAGACAACCACCTTGTATTGGTTTCTTTCCTGAACAAAGAATTTTCAGGCAAAGACGCGGATGCTGCACTGGGAGCTGCAGGAATCACAGTGAACAAAAACACTGTTCCCGGGGAAACAAGAAGCCCGTTTGTTACATCAGGTATTCGAATTGGCTCACCTGCACTTACAAGCAGGGGTATGAAAGAAAAAGAGTTTGAAATCATTGCCAATAAAATTGCGGATGTACTTGATAATATCAACGATACAGCACTTCATGCCGCAATCAAAGAAGAGATGAAAGAACTTGCTTCGCACTTTGTAATTTACGATAAACCGATTTATTAA